One genomic window of Corticium candelabrum chromosome 21, ooCorCand1.1, whole genome shotgun sequence includes the following:
- the LOC134196305 gene encoding mediator of RNA polymerase II transcription subunit 12-like protein: MATREPRPLKKTKLGPPDVYRQESSQMEDVLNQSSVQKGFSNPCPFPNESASALGDLHLSSLVGQLKRNFEEILTVKQKLNTLQDGGRRKPQKEHFWPVTPKIKEATSQWFVNLATNSKFPPSLTKKIPIFHKKEEILDHLCEHSVPLLRAAWFLKMTATYYSSVSEAKISKKRQTGNAAQEWTLIITRYLKDVIKSLTEYYCNVMSSSNLGSANTSSLFPQHQRPHIENAQKQWTYLARLACWMYEDGLLHVHVFLTWLIDQWKALKPTDDGLLKLILPQTFQYLHDILRSQLLSRNLANVCCWKLSYLLKPDEENGEEADNLSAGENENDDTGGIGVRLKAGGMSAVKGLSSQPPAEYPNCSYHQNMVMSLTSIVQSITLHCPTALLWMPSAASESSVSQSGPSSVGSNSGKGDEENLNGWSPLDQLPYAPSELPLSSRLNPELTEQIICHLQSTEDEICLRSAAAERLWTSREYNKPSESLMMTFVLKLMEELDKYDYNKALHCCSVEGLYAKIFVRQHGSNEVGLAGIELIVPLLCDWAVNSNSGHVYRVYVVARLFHMAQAALQKILSGARDMSENEGVDDARASSLLGDQQEDDDDDAVSVASLDCVRFPLRDCLIHYLDTQAPLPGPDDGDSSFHHLVILFGELIRTGVFSYSHYLSTLISRGDLQASPVQQETLQTAMDEQKEDLSIVANFGLVHGSRDAELSDAAKNLNESTEDLESQMDFSTSQESIETLDKKNTRKGVKRLHSLDDRGEMSSPSKYHCRSDSDTQTQMETLFGELSDSAPDSVKSAESGRGSPHSSIKRHFHYALKFPIPEEMCSEYFLKQRLVVLFGVGQDRAEAAKELDQATEEVCQHLTHTEDNTSSASVVYQTSHEDAVKTFVSASQFSRCRVLHACHEKLLPRHGDSPVSQREQYERVSVESVEFLFELMELAGDVVLLLDLVQELLIGQELYESSSDEAEEPERLAGSAVGEASSQKNQVADMYVIGSKLVPSVLGVLWKYNRCVLLSRRTTQIVFEGLFRYIRQVSDPAACSNSERCVLVYLSHLYRSCEHLQTTFKGVFEKIAADVESNIYSKVKTAPTELKSTAAQFTDIFRDTRTAKDRIRYPLLRKSDDNLHSFVYRLMLAVIREDARNNMASLVDLCVNAVSQCKGLKSQLLCALRAMACPAEKKYGYTDLLEAMNYRLLTVPQQIAVFTSVLVARQCFSLTDVLSHVVQPSLKSARVHGGKAEQGVRLTCMLLQCLLTNQPSTSSVSAPSGGIFQPPQFGTSTTSFVMLPSDKRCLLASRELLDLPTIFTILKMLWRLSAASGGSRVASMSSNKTLTARTLTELCRQPWMKTLFLRDPDALCSKDMLMDMSLVASEARYLLQLVCYPDGEHLGGQRDEESHESVARIIENLKLWTFNVSWLELQLLIREHRDDEQQCKRVLDCIAQCSMDIFWSDANSRAFSQDSNRDVVWQLIGVSVWLVAPLVYKLAPSVQGMLLRAAGRILERDQWWKPNVERKIDISNPLAVPWQKPFLALVMASLNSQDQAKTDFLTSLHRQLTQFLSASERERHPMERNAAVFAQEALRLRLSMVGAMFDTLLRNKTQCGEWCVLLMHLMTSGTVTRTSNYGHLYTTVFDMLSTLLEDGRFLNEQAALPTSDEPGRKTSIPIMKRLKKEVHLCLAKQVAEECKILLPLPQRKIKVPKVEPCEEPGKKTGLCPQGYRITGHQFIDPWDVLEGAKNSGPLSLSLFGAVRMERKALTKYEQQFQAVRYNKIPRPFVSCKVRRVVVADSSSEDEEGKQQVAVKQELLDETVSEVQIAVTNCSDILAMTSSPVSVSSEKHSPVTGRRTPQLIGHCLSKGRETPSKLIGHGLTVIGGEGQSRVSISRQLSEPLQQDLQGKTHHGVVSVSTSGMPRPKFLPINDQLNFEDAFGLPSRSLQLQTRSQPTTPVVCQQTQMPLDPLTLHQSRSNTGTPIADMIVRAAVNRSAAATASGTPTRSLAPVGGFTMQLSASRQQAVVHPIAQRPVQKEQQLLVQQQQNPAINKRPPIQIGSSSAQTFLTPNSSLMTTLQGGTPIRTIAIMASQPQQQQQSQQQQPHQQQQQLSIQPQQGHQQQILQTHLRSIQQRHQQTNIHSNIGTLQLMPPQYSPGASNLVSSIGQANFTPSLTQQSNNPVASQSMLRHQLLPTSQVLRTQQHPQAFSQIQSVQPQTMVVQRTTQEGGLQAMLSGPPLQVSASRLSQVQIQPHLQQQQQTETPQQTFLQYQRQSQQNPLAQYQRQLSGGQGGGTS; this comes from the exons ATGGCAACCAGAGAGCCTCGTCCACTGAAGAAAACCAAACTCGGCCCTCCTGATGTCTACCGCCAGGAATCATCTCAAATGGAG GATGTTTTGAACCAGTCAAGTGTACAGAAGGGGTTTTCAAACCCTTGCCCGTTTCCTAACGAGTCTGCATCGGCACTAGGCGATCTGCATTTGTCTTCTCTAGTTGGCCAGTTGAAAAGAAACTTTGAGGAAATATTGACAGTGAAACAAAAGCTGAACACTTTGCAGGATGGTGGGAGAAGAAAACCTCAAAAAGAACATTTCTGGCCG GTGACGCCTAAGATAAAAGAAGCAACATCTCAGTGGTTCGTTAATCTTGCTACTAATAGCAAGTTTCCTCCTAGTCTTACAAAGAAG ATTCCCATTTTTCACAAGAAGGAGGAAATTTTGGACCATCTTTGCGAACACTCTGTACCTCTTCTGAGAGCTGCGTGGTTTCTTAAG ATGACAGCTACTTACTATTCATCAGTTTCTGAAGCAAAAATTAGCAAGAAACGGCAGACAGGGAATGCTGCACAAG AATGGACATTGATTATAACTCGATATTTGAAAGATGTGATTAaaagtctgactgaatacTACTGCAACGTCATGTCAAGCAGCAATTTGGGGAGTGCTAATACTTCATCACTTTTTCCTCAGCACCAGAGACCACATATTGAAAATGCTCAGAAACAGTGGACATATTTGGCACGACTTGCTTGCTGGATGTATGAG GATGGTCTcttacatgtgcacgtgtttTTGACTTGGCTTATTGATCAGTGGAAAGCACTAAAACCAACAGACGATGGTCTTCTCAAGTTGATATTGCCGCAAACATTTCAG TACTTGCATGATATTCTGAGGTCACAGTTGCTGTCGAGAAATCTTGCTAATGTTTGTTGCTGGAAGTTGTCTTACCTGTTGAAACCGGATGAAGAGAATGGTGAAGAAGCAGACAATTTGTCTGCAGGAGAGAATGAGAATGATGACACTGGAGGAATTGGAGTGAGGTTGAAGGCTGGTGGAATGTCAGCAGTGAAAG GTTTGTCTTCTCAGCCTCCTGCAGAATATCCCAATTGCAGTTATCATCAGAACATGGTGATGTCTCTCACTTCAATTGTACAATCAATAACACTGCACTGCCCTACTGCTCTTCTGTGGATGCCATCAGCTGCTTCAGAGTCTAGTGTGTCACAGTCGGGGCCTTCTTCTGTTGGGTCAAATTCAGGGAAAGGGGATGAGGAGAACTTGAACGGATGGTCGCCACTTGATCAGTTACCGTATGCACCATCAGAACTGCCTTTGTCGAGTCGTCTGAATCCGGAACTTACAGAGCAG ATTATTTGCCATCTCCAGTCTACAGAAGATGAGATCTGCCTACGCAGTGCTGCTGCTGAGAGACTCTGGACATCAAGAGAATACAACAAGCCAAGCGAAT CATTGATGATGACTTTTGTACTGAAGCTAATGGAAGAGCTGGATAAATATGATTACAACAAAGCTTTACATTGTTGTTCAGTCGAAGGACTGTACGCTAAGATATTTGTTCGTCAACATGGCTCAAAT GAGGTTGGACTGGCTGGGATTGAACTGATTGTTCCGTTGTTGTGTGATTGGGCAGTGAACTCTAACTCTGGTCATGTTTATCGGGTGTATGTAGTGGCTCGTCTCTTTCACATGGCACAGGCAGCTCTTCAAAAG ATATTGTCTGGAGCACGTGATATGTCTGAAAATGAAGGTGTAGATGATGCCAGAGCATCAAGTCTATTGGGAGATCAACAAGaggatgacgatgacgatgctGTTTCTGTTGCCTCGTTAGACTGTGTTAGGTTTCCTCTTCGTGACTGTCTTATTCACTATCTTGACACTCAAGCTCCTCTACCCGGTCCTG ATGATGGAGATTCAAGTTTTCATCATCTCGTCATACTTTTTGGTGAATTGATTCGAACTGGTGTTTTTTCTTACTCTCACTACTTAAGCACATTGATATCTCGTGGTGACCTCCAAGCCTCACCTGTACAGCAAGAAACATTGCAGACAGCTATGGATGAACAGAAGGAGGATTTGAGTATTGTAGCTAACTTTGGTCTTGTGCATGGGTCACGCGATGCTGAACTAAGCGATGCAGCAAAGAATCTGAACGAGTCAACAGAAGATTTAGAGAGTCAAATGGATTTCAGTACGAGCCAAGAATCTATTGAAACACTAGACAAAAAGAACACCAGAAAGGGTGTTAAACGTCTACACTCGCTGGATGATAGAGGTGAAATGAGCAGCCCATCAAAGTACCATTGTCGCAGTGACAGCGACACGCAGACACAAATGGAGACACTGTTCGGTGAGTTGTCTGATTCAGCTCCTGACAGTGTGAAATCCGCAGAGTCTGGCCGAGGTTCACCACACAGTAGCATTAAACGTCACTTTCACTACGCTCTCAAGTTTCCAATCCCTGAGGAAATGTGCTCGGAATATTTCTTGAAACAGCGgcttgttgtattgtttggAGTTGGACAAGACCGTGCGGAGGCTGCCAAGGAACTGGATCAAGCTACAGAAGAGGTGTGCCAGCATCTAACCCACACTGAAGACAACACATCTAGTGCTAGTGTTGTCTATCAAACATCTCACGAAGATGCAGTCAAGACTTTCGTGTCTGCATCGCAGTTTAGTCGTTGTCGAGTGTTGCATGCTTGTCATGAGAAACTACTTCCTCGACATGGAGACTCACCTGTTTCACAACGGGAACAATACGAACGCGTATCTGTTGAGAGTGTGGAGTTTCTCTTTGAGTTGATGGAGCTGGCTGGAGATGTTGTATTGCTGTTAGATCTTGTACAGGAGCTGCTGATTGGTCAAGAGTTGTATGAGAGTAGCAGTGATGAGGCGGAAGAACCAGAGCGTTTGGCTGGTAGCGCGGTGGGTGAAGCTTCAAGTCAGAAAAACCAAGTAGCAGACATGTATGTGATTGGATCGAAGTTGGTGCCATCAGTTCTGGGTGTGCTGTGGAAGTACAAccgttgtgtgttgttgtctcGTCGCACTACTCAGATTGTGTTTGAAGG ATTGTTTAGATACATTAGACAGGTGTCTGATCCCGCAGCATGCAGTAATTCTGAACGCTGTGTGTTGGTCTATCTCAGTCATCTCTATAGGTCGTGTGAGCATCTGCAG ACAACATTTAAAGGTGTGTTTGAGAAGATTGCTGCCGACGTTGAATCTAATATTTACAGCAAGGTGAAGACTGCACCAACTGAGCTGAAATCTACTGCAGCTCAATTTACCGACATATTTAGAGACACCAG AACTGCGAAAGATCGCATTCGGTATCCGTTACTGAGGAAGAGTGACGATAATCTACACTCGTTTGTGTACCGTCTTATGTTGGCAGTAATTCGTGAAGACGCTCGAAACAA TATGGCAAGTCTTGTAGATCTGTGTGTGAATGCTGTATCGCAATGTAAAGGTCTCAAGTCTCAACTACTCTGTGCCTTGAGAGCTATGGCTTGTCCTGCAGAGAAGAAATACGGATACACAGATCTGTTGGAGGCGATGAAT TATCGTTTGCTGACTGTCCCTCAGCAGATTGCTGTCTTCACGTCGGTGCTTGTTGCAAGGCAATGCTTCTCGTTAACAGACGTGCTGTCTCACGTTGTGCAGCCTTCACTCAAGTCAGCTAGAGTGCATG GAGGGAAAGCAGAGCAAGGTGTAAGACTTACTTGCATGCTGCTGCAATGCCTACTAACAAATCAACCAAGTACAAGTTCAGTTTCTGCACCCTCGGGTGGCATCTTTCAGCCTCCACAGTTTGGAACGTCAACCACAAGTTTTGTCATGTTGCCCTCTGATAAACGTTGTTTGTTGGCTTCAAGAGAACTGCTAGATCTTCCAACCATTTTTACAATACTAAAG ATGCTATGGAGATTGAGTGCTGCATCTGGTGGCAGTCGTGTTGCATCAATGTCATCTAATAAGACTCTTACAGCTCGAACTCTGACTGAGCTTTGTAGACAGCCGTGGATGAAGACACTATTTTTGAGAGATCCCGATGCTCTTTGCAGCAAAGACATGTTGATGGACATGTCACTTGTTGCATCTGAG GCACGTTATTTGCTTCAGTTGGTATGTTACCCGGACGGGGAGCATTTGGGTGGTCAGAGGGATGAGGAGTCCCATGAGAGCGTGGCTAGAATTATTGAG aacttgaaattgTGGACATTCAATGTTTCTTGGCTGGAACTGCAACTTCTCATACGCGAACACCGGGATGATGAACAG CAATGCAAACGTGTATTGGACTGCATTGCACAATGTTCTATGGATATCTTTTGGTCTGATGCCAATTCTAGAGCGTTTTCGCAGGACAGCAATCGTGACGTTGTGTGGCAGCTTATTGGCGTCTCGGTGTGGCTGGTTGCACCGCTTGTATACAAACTGGCTCCCTCTGTGCAGGGCATGTTGCTCAGAGCAGCAGGAAGAATCCTAGAGCGTGACCAATGGTGGAAGCCTAACGTCGAGCGAAAAATAGACATCAGCAA CCCACTGGCCGTTCCATGGCAGAAACCGTTTCTAGCTTTAGTTATGGCGAGTTTGAATAGTCAAGATCAAGCCAAGACTGATTTTTTGACGTCACTCCATAGACAGTTAACCCAGTTTCTGTCTGCTTCCGAGCGG GAAAGACATCCTATGGAACGTAATGCCGCTGTGTTTGCACAGGAAGCTCTTCGGCTGAGATTGAGTATG GTTGGCGCCATGTTCGATACGCTGTTACGAAACAAAACACAATGTGGAGAATGGTGTGTTCTACTTATGCATCTCATGACGTCTGGGACTGTAACTAGAACGAGCAATTACGG TCATTTGTACACCACTGTGTTTGACATGTTGTCCACGCTGTTGGAGGATGGACGTTTTCTGAACGAACAGGCAGCCCTTCCTACATCCGATGAACCGGGAAGAAAAACCTCCATTCCCATTATGAAGCGACTGAAG AAGGAAGTACATTTGTGTTTGGCAAAGCAGGTGGCTGAGGAGTGCAAGATACTTCTACCATTGCCCCAACGTAAAATTAAAGTGCCAAAGGTTGAACCATGCGAAGAACCTGGTAAGAAGACGGGACTTTGCCCACAG GGGTACCGCATAACCGGTCATCAATTTATTGATCCTTGGGATGTCTTGGAAGGTGCAAAGAATTCCGGTCCTCTGTCGCTTTCTCTCTTTGGCGCAGTACGAATGGAACGAAAAGCGCTCACGAAGTACGAGCAGCAGTTTCAGGCCGTGCGCTACAACAAAATTCCACGCCCGTTTGTGTCTTGCAAGGTGAGACGCGTGGTTGTGGCTGACTCGTCGTCTGAAGACGAAGAAGGTAAACAACAGGTTGCAGTCAAGCAGGAACTTTTGGACGAGACCGTATCTGAGGTGCAGATTGCAGTAACCAATTGCTCTGATATTCTAGCGATGACATCTAGCCCTGTGTCGGTCAGCAGTGAGAAACACTCGCCTGTCACCGGTAGGCGTACGCCTCAGTTGATAGGACATTGTCTTTCTAAAGGGCGTGAGACACCGAGCAAGTTGATCGGACATGGTCTGACTGTGATAGGCGGAGAGGGACAAAGTCGAGTGTCAATCAGCCGACAGTTGAGTGAACCGTTACAACAGGATTTGCAGGGAAAGACTCATCACGGTGTGGTATCGGTGTCAACCAGTGGAATGCCTCGTCCTAAGTTCCTTCCTATCAACGATCAACTGAACTTTGAGGATGCGTTTGGCCTTCCTTCTCGGTCACTGCAGCTGCAAACGAGATCACAACCGACTACACCCGTCGTATGCCAACAGACACAGATGCCATTAGATCCTCTGACGTTGCATCAAAGTCGTTCTAATACGGGAACACCGATTGCTGATATGATTGTGCGAGCGGCCGTTAACCGTTCTGCAGCTGCTACGGCGAGTGGAACACCAACTCGGTCTCTTGCCCCTGTCGGTGGGTTTACTATGCAGTTGTCTGCTTCTAGACAACAGGCTGTAGTTCACCCTATTGCACAAAGACCGGTGCAGAAGGAGCAGCAACTGCTtgtgcaacaacagcaaaaccCTGCTATAAACAAGCGCCCTCCTATTCAGATTGGGTCATCTAGTGCTCAGACGTTTCTGACGCCGAACTCATCCTTGATGACAACTCTCCAGGGTGGAACTCCTATTCGGACCATTGCAATTATGGCATCTCAaccacagcagcagcagcaatcgcagcagcagcagccacaccagcagcaacagcagctttCCATCCAGCCACAGCAGGGTCATCAGCAACAGATTCTTCAAACCCATTTGCGAAGTATCCAACAGCGCCATCAGCAGACAAACATTCATTCCAACATTGGCACGCTGCAACTCATGCCACCTCAATACAGTCCAGGAGCCTCAAATCTTGTATCGTCCATTGGCCAGGCAAATTTCACGCCGAGCCTGACTCAACAATCCAATAATCCTGTTGCTAGCCAATCAATGTTAAGACACCAACTGCTTCCTACATCCCAGGTTTTGCGTACACAGCAACATCCTCAAGCATTCTCACAGATTCAGTCTGTTCAACCTCAAACCATGGTTGTCCAGAGAACTACCCAGGAAGGCGGCTTACAAGCCATGCTGTCTGGTCCCCCTCTTCAGGTGTCTGCATCTCGCTTGTCTCAAGTTCAGATTCAACCACACcttcagcaacaacaacagactgaGACGCCACAACAGACTTTTCTTCAGTATCAACGACAGTCACAGCAAAATCCGCTTGCACAATACCAAAGGCAACTGTCTGGTGGACAAGGAGGAGGAACGTCATAG
- the LOC134196688 gene encoding transmembrane protein 256-like codes for MAWCFFSSWAAYLFSGDLIVRAAGVSGALAVALGALGEHVLKHHEKKDFYQAFQTANRYHYYHTLALMCASLVARPHLFAGLMISGMLLFSGSCYLYALTQNKAVVKITPWGGILLILGWLSVALP; via the exons ATGGCTTGGTGTTTCTTTAGCAGTTGGGCAGCTTATCTGTTCAGTGGTGACCTAATTGTTCGAGCTGCTGGTGTGTCTGGTGCATTGGCTGTAGCTCTTGGTGCCTTAGGAGAGCATGTTTTGAAACACCACGAAAAGAAAGACTTCTATCAG GCCTTTCAAACTGCCAACCGCTATCATTACTATCACACTCTAGCTCTGATGTGCGCCTCACTTGTTGCTCGACCTCACTTG TTTGCTGGGTTGATGATTTCTGGCATGCTTTTATTCAGTGGCAG CTGCTATCTTTATGCACTAACGCAGAACAAAGCTGTTGTGAAGATAACACCATGGGGTGGAATTCTACTAATTTTGGGTTGGCTATCAGTAGCTTTACCATGA